A part of Gadus morhua chromosome 17, gadMor3.0, whole genome shotgun sequence genomic DNA contains:
- the LOC115529656 gene encoding uncharacterized protein LOC115529656 isoform X14, translating to MNFLKLKFVQKEIPIIKETHQIIRFIISNKPHKLKLLLKKNDINGLYPCKELNDEVSPLIAAVAFQREGIFSFLLHEAANPNTCSRNHLQSTLHYASFYRVPIFYVHQLLAAKADPNGVINNQMIFPLTPLQAAAFNDRDDIAEALISAGAVVMTCAFTSPQHDAIDDKVSKMMHRLASKGFQNCSKLRIFVDLDIAVKQKSPEEVFQLFDHVMLLENPQTHLSVLDIMLSDSGQRETEYRSKGIKWLKDKHKLNLYIEGAVENFTNLSIEDQPVVVQNLHSVFCTLTEIPNNISLAFIPKLLELLSTKMLNHKLLEFVVVALYVIAQKTKMKDDWDWDFIKNFGSGISAYINTNHSSSTDYAYGIFANLASTEHANRMFTSIGLTSVPVEILTVAEMRMDDNLKKSLRHLQKYLIHPSPASDDSISADKELLAPKKKKKKKRKNKHQEQNDELHNASSDLSTASIQESVSSEIQPVITTCSKEHKWVQISEKWIEKLEKLSKKEDVVKVGSIVFVNNDEFRIAKGSDGTEVFLGLREDGTEVAVKRMSRSNYQVLKNEESFLRLPKLDHPFIVRYMDFAEDENFGYLALQLCECTLDEFLRDDVPEEQKRKLVKEVLSSLSVLHGQTPQIIHRDIKPQNVLLDVCGKARLADFGISRRLPIGQTSLHTKGAGTKCWMARENIDEDVDVPCKMSADIQVAGMLTYYILSGGHHPFGKKIECEYNVYRGQYSLQHVRDVIAKNLIEWMINKNPKERPRVKDCLAHPFFWSRLRKIEYLKSIGNEEEVRNYRATDKCLLDELDRDVGEASWKDWKQKFPREIVKKLDGKGTCSENTAGLLRFIRNLHQHPPKDAEHIDLMATFPELFGGVYVFAKNKGWNNRDKLIEEEEEEEDVTSGGAMNALSLEDRAPGFSVPVQESGGPPQSVTVIP from the exons ATGAATTTCTTGAAGTTGAAATTTGTCCAAAAAGAGATTCCCATCATTAAGGAAACACACCAAATAATTAGGTTTATAATCAGCAACAAACCTCATAAGCTCAAACTACTGCTTAAGAAGAATGACATTAATGGACTTTACCCATGCAAGGAGCTAAACGATGAGGTCTCCCCTTTGATTGctgctgttgcatttcaaaggGAGGGCATTTTCTCATTTCTTCTGCATGAAGCTGCAAACCCAAACACCTGTTCACGCAATCATTTGCAATCAACTTTGCATTATGCTTCATTTTACCGAGTTCCAATTTTTTATGTGCATCAATTGCTGGCAGCAAAAGCTGATCCAAATGGAGTCATTAATAATCAGATGATTTTTCCACTGACCCCACTGCAAGCCGCTGCATTCAATGACAGAGATGATATTGCAGAAGCACTTATCAGTGCAGGTGCAGTTGTTATGACGTGTGCTTTTACAAGCCCTCAGCATGATGCTATTGATGACAAGGTATCTAAAATGATGCATCGCTTAGCATCGAAAGGTTTCCAAAATTGTTCAAAACTTAGAATATTTGTTGATCTGGACATTGCAGTAAAGCAAAAGAGTCCTGAAGAGGTTTTCCAgttgtttgatcatgttatgcTGCTTGAAAATCCTCAGACACATCTAAGTGTTCTTGATATTATGTTAAGTGATTCTGGGCAACGGGAAACAGAATACCGTAGTAAAGGTATCAAGTGGCTGAAGGACAAACATAAATTAAACCTCTACATTGAAGGTGCCGTCGAAAACTTTACAAACCTTTCAATTGAAGACCAGCCTGTAGTTGTTCAGAATCTGCATTCTGTATTTTGCACTTTGACAGAGATACCAAATAACATATCACTGGCTTTCATACCTAAATTACTTGAGCTGCTTTCCACAAAAATGTTGAATCATAAATTACTGGAATTTGTTGTGGTTGCACTCTATGTGATTGCACAAAAAACCAAAATGAAAGATGACTGGGATTGGGATTTCATTAAGAATTTTGGCTCAGGAATTTCGGCCTACATAAACACAAATCATTCATCAAGTACAGATTATGCCTATGGAATATTTGCAAACCTTGCTTCAACTGAACATGCCAACAGAATGTTTACATCGATTGGGTTAACTTCTGTGCCCGTAGAAATTCTTACAGTTGCAGAAATGAGGATGGACGACAATCTCAAAAAAAGTCTTAGGCACCTGCAGAAATATTTAATCCACCCAAGCCCAGCATCAGACGATTCCATATCAGCTGATAAAGAGCTGTTGGCAcccaagaaaaagaagaaaaagaagcgaaaaaataAACATCAGGAGCAGAATGATGAACTGCACAACGCATCAAGTGACCTCTCCACAGCTTCTATCCAGGAATCTGTTTCAAGTGAAATCCAACCTGTCATCACGACATGCAGCAAAGAACATAAGTGGGTTCAAATAAGTGAGAAATGGATCGAAAAATTAGAGAAGCTTTCAAAAAAGGAGGACGTTGTCAAAGTTGGAAGCATAGTTTTTGTGAACAATGATGAATTTCGAATAGCAAAGGGGAGTGATGGAACTGAGGTCTTCCTTGGCCTCAGAGAGGATGGCACTGAGGTGGCAGTGAAGAGAATGTCTAGATCGAACTACCAAGTGCTGAAGAATGAGGAATCATTCCTAAGACTTCCAAAGCTTGATCATCCATTTATTGTGAGATACATGGACTTTGCCGAAGATGAGAACTTTGGTTACCTTGCACTTCAactgtgtgagtgcaccctggaTGAATTCCTAAGAGATGATGTGCCAGAAGAACAGAAGAGAaaacttgttaaggaggttttATCTAGCTTGAGTGTGCTACATGGTCAGACTCCTCAAATTATCCATCGGGATATTAAACCACAGAACGTCTTGTTAG ATGTTTGTGGCAAGGCACGTTTGGCTGATTTTGGCATAAGCAGAAGATTGCCCATTGGTCAGACTTCCTTGCACACAAAAGGTGCTGGAACAAAGTGCTGGATGGCCAGAGAGAATATAGACGAGGATGTTGATGTACCATGCAAGATGAGCGCCGACATACAG GTGGCAGGGATGTTGACATATTACATCCTATCTGGAGGACATCATCCTTTCGGTAAAAAAATTGAATGTGAGTATAACGTTTACCGTGGCCAGTACAGTCTTCAACATGTTCGAGATGTGATCGCAAAGAATCTCATTGAATGGATGATCAACAAAAATCCAAAAGAAAGGCCTAGAGTGAAAGATTGCCTGGCCCATCCCTTCTTCTGGTCCAGACTAAG AAAAATAGAATACTTAAAGAGTATCGGCAATGAAGAGGAGGTGAGAAACTACAGAGCGACGGACAAATGCCTCCTGGATGAACTGGATCGGGATGTAGGGGAGGCAAGCTGGAAGGACTGGAAACAAAAG TTCCCCAGGGAGATAGTGAAGAAATTGGACGGCAAAGGGACGTGTTCTGAGAACACTGCAGGATTACTTCGCTTCATACGCAACCTCCATCAACATCC CCCTAAGGACGCAGAGCACATTGATTTGATGGCCACATTTCCTGAACTCTTCGGAGGTGTATACGTTTTTGCCAAAAACAAAGGTTGGAACAACAGGGACAAGCTGattgaagaggaggaagaggaggaggacgtcaCATCCGGTGGTGCGATGAACGCACTCAGCCTGGAGGACCGGGCTCCAGGCTTCTCTGTGCCTGTCCAGGAGTCAGGAGGACCCCCCCAATCAGTCACCGTCATACCATGA
- the LOC115529656 gene encoding uncharacterized protein LOC115529656 isoform X20, whose amino-acid sequence MNFLKLKFVQKEIPIIKETHQIIRFIISNKPHKLKLLLKKNDINGLYPCKELNDEVSPLIAAVAFQREGIFSFLLHEAANPNTCSRNHLQSTLHYASFYRVPIFYVHQLLAAKADPNGVINNQMIFPLTPLQAAAFNDRDDIAEALISAGAVVMTCAFTSPQHDAIDDKVSKMMHRLASKGFQNCSKLRIFVDLDIAVKQKSPEEVFQLFDHVMLLENPQTHLSVLDIMLSDSGQRETEYRSKGIKWLKDKHKLNLYIEGAVENFTNLSIEDQPVVVQNLHSVFCTLTEIPNNISLAFIPKLLELLSTKMLNHKLLEFVVVALYVIAQKTKMKDDWDWDFIKNFGSGISAYINTNHSSSTDYAYGIFANLASTEHANRMFTSIGLTSVPVEILTVAEMRMDDNLKKSLRHLQKYLIHPSPASDDSISADKELLAPKKKKKKKRKNKHQEQNDELHNASSDLSTASIQESVSSEIQPVITTCSKEHKWVQISEKWIEKLEKLSKKEDVVKVGSIVFVNNDEFRIAKGSDGTEVFLGLREDGTEVAVKRMSRSNYQVLKNEESFLRLPKLDHPFIVRYMDFAEDENFGYLALQLCECTLDEFLRDDVPEEQKRKLVKEVLSSLSVLHGQTPQIIHRDIKPQNVLLDVCGKARLADFGISRRLPIGQTSLHTKGAGTKCWMARENIDEDVDVPCKMSADIQVAGMLTYYILSGGHHPFGKKIECEYNVYRGQYSLQHVRDVIAKNLIEWMINKNPKERPRVKDCLAHPFFWSRLRKIEYLKSIGNEEEVRNYRATDKCLLDELDRDVGEASWKDWKQKFPREIVKKLDGKGTCSENTAGLLRFIRNLHQHPPKDAEQIDFMAIFPDLFGGAYVFARNKGWNSKYKLIEREKEDIISGAAMSKLSLEDRAPGFSVPVQESGGPPHSVTVVP is encoded by the exons ATGAATTTCTTGAAGTTGAAATTTGTCCAAAAAGAGATTCCCATCATTAAGGAAACACACCAAATAATTAGGTTTATAATCAGCAACAAACCTCATAAGCTCAAACTACTGCTTAAGAAGAATGACATTAATGGACTTTACCCATGCAAGGAGCTAAACGATGAGGTCTCCCCTTTGATTGctgctgttgcatttcaaaggGAGGGCATTTTCTCATTTCTTCTGCATGAAGCTGCAAACCCAAACACCTGTTCACGCAATCATTTGCAATCAACTTTGCATTATGCTTCATTTTACCGAGTTCCAATTTTTTATGTGCATCAATTGCTGGCAGCAAAAGCTGATCCAAATGGAGTCATTAATAATCAGATGATTTTTCCACTGACCCCACTGCAAGCCGCTGCATTCAATGACAGAGATGATATTGCAGAAGCACTTATCAGTGCAGGTGCAGTTGTTATGACGTGTGCTTTTACAAGCCCTCAGCATGATGCTATTGATGACAAGGTATCTAAAATGATGCATCGCTTAGCATCGAAAGGTTTCCAAAATTGTTCAAAACTTAGAATATTTGTTGATCTGGACATTGCAGTAAAGCAAAAGAGTCCTGAAGAGGTTTTCCAgttgtttgatcatgttatgcTGCTTGAAAATCCTCAGACACATCTAAGTGTTCTTGATATTATGTTAAGTGATTCTGGGCAACGGGAAACAGAATACCGTAGTAAAGGTATCAAGTGGCTGAAGGACAAACATAAATTAAACCTCTACATTGAAGGTGCCGTCGAAAACTTTACAAACCTTTCAATTGAAGACCAGCCTGTAGTTGTTCAGAATCTGCATTCTGTATTTTGCACTTTGACAGAGATACCAAATAACATATCACTGGCTTTCATACCTAAATTACTTGAGCTGCTTTCCACAAAAATGTTGAATCATAAATTACTGGAATTTGTTGTGGTTGCACTCTATGTGATTGCACAAAAAACCAAAATGAAAGATGACTGGGATTGGGATTTCATTAAGAATTTTGGCTCAGGAATTTCGGCCTACATAAACACAAATCATTCATCAAGTACAGATTATGCCTATGGAATATTTGCAAACCTTGCTTCAACTGAACATGCCAACAGAATGTTTACATCGATTGGGTTAACTTCTGTGCCCGTAGAAATTCTTACAGTTGCAGAAATGAGGATGGACGACAATCTCAAAAAAAGTCTTAGGCACCTGCAGAAATATTTAATCCACCCAAGCCCAGCATCAGACGATTCCATATCAGCTGATAAAGAGCTGTTGGCAcccaagaaaaagaagaaaaagaagcgaaaaaataAACATCAGGAGCAGAATGATGAACTGCACAACGCATCAAGTGACCTCTCCACAGCTTCTATCCAGGAATCTGTTTCAAGTGAAATCCAACCTGTCATCACGACATGCAGCAAAGAACATAAGTGGGTTCAAATAAGTGAGAAATGGATCGAAAAATTAGAGAAGCTTTCAAAAAAGGAGGACGTTGTCAAAGTTGGAAGCATAGTTTTTGTGAACAATGATGAATTTCGAATAGCAAAGGGGAGTGATGGAACTGAGGTCTTCCTTGGCCTCAGAGAGGATGGCACTGAGGTGGCAGTGAAGAGAATGTCTAGATCGAACTACCAAGTGCTGAAGAATGAGGAATCATTCCTAAGACTTCCAAAGCTTGATCATCCATTTATTGTGAGATACATGGACTTTGCCGAAGATGAGAACTTTGGTTACCTTGCACTTCAactgtgtgagtgcaccctggaTGAATTCCTAAGAGATGATGTGCCAGAAGAACAGAAGAGAaaacttgttaaggaggttttATCTAGCTTGAGTGTGCTACATGGTCAGACTCCTCAAATTATCCATCGGGATATTAAACCACAGAACGTCTTGTTAG ATGTTTGTGGCAAGGCACGTTTGGCTGATTTTGGCATAAGCAGAAGATTGCCCATTGGTCAGACTTCCTTGCACACAAAAGGTGCTGGAACAAAGTGCTGGATGGCCAGAGAGAATATAGACGAGGATGTTGATGTACCATGCAAGATGAGCGCCGACATACAG GTGGCAGGGATGTTGACATATTACATCCTATCTGGAGGACATCATCCTTTCGGTAAAAAAATTGAATGTGAGTATAACGTTTACCGTGGCCAGTACAGTCTTCAACATGTTCGAGATGTGATCGCAAAGAATCTCATTGAATGGATGATCAACAAAAATCCAAAAGAAAGGCCTAGAGTGAAAGATTGCCTGGCCCATCCCTTCTTCTGGTCCAGACTAAG AAAAATAGAATACTTAAAGAGTATCGGCAATGAAGAGGAGGTGAGAAACTACAGAGCGACGGACAAATGCCTCCTGGATGAACTGGATCGGGATGTAGGGGAGGCAAGCTGGAAGGACTGGAAACAAAAG TTCCCCAGGGAGATAGTGAAGAAATTGGACGGCAAAGGGACGTGTTCTGAGAACACTGCAGGATTACTTCGCTTCATACGCAACCTCCATCAACATCC
- the LOC115529656 gene encoding uncharacterized protein LOC115529656 isoform X29, protein MNFLKLKFVQKEIPIIKETHQIIRFIISNKPHKLKLLLKKNDINGLYPCKELNDEVSPLIAAVAFQREGIFSFLLHEAANPNTCSRNHLQSTLHYASFYRVPIFYVHQLLAAKADPNGVINNQMIFPLTPLQAAAFNDRDDIAEALISAGAVVMTCAFTSPQHDAIDDKVSKMMHRLASKGFQNCSKLRIFVDLDIAVKQKSPEEVFQLFDHVMLLENPQTHLSVLDIMLSDSGQRETEYRSKGIKWLKDKHKLNLYIEGAVENFTNLSIEDQPVVVQNLHSVFCTLTEIPNNISLAFIPKLLELLSTKMLNHKLLEFVVVALYVIAQKTKMKDDWDWDFIKNFGSGISAYINTNHSSSTDYAYGIFANLASTEHANRMFTSIGLTSVPVEILTVAEMRMDDNLKKSLRHLQKYLIHPSPASDDSISADKELLAPKKKKKKKRKNKHQEQNDELHNASSDLSTASIQESVSSEIQPVITTCSKEHKWVQISEKWIEKLEKLSKKEDVVKVGSIVFVNNDEFRIAKGSDGTEVFLGLREDGTEVAVKRMSRSNYQVLKNEESFLRLPKLDHPFIVRYMDFAEDENFGYLALQLCECTLDEFLRDDVPEEQKRKLVKEVLSSLSVLHGQTPQIIHRDIKPQNVLLDVCGKARLADFGISRRLPIGQTSLHTKGAGTKCWMARENIDEDVDVPCKMSADIQVAGMLTYYILSGGHHPFGRGCRCESNILDGLYSLDHVQDLIAKDLVKWMINKNPIERPTVQQCLAHPFFWSTSRKIDYLKSIGNEEEVRNYKATDKRLLDELDRDVGEASWKDWKHKFPPELVQKMDGKGKYSENT, encoded by the exons ATGAATTTCTTGAAGTTGAAATTTGTCCAAAAAGAGATTCCCATCATTAAGGAAACACACCAAATAATTAGGTTTATAATCAGCAACAAACCTCATAAGCTCAAACTACTGCTTAAGAAGAATGACATTAATGGACTTTACCCATGCAAGGAGCTAAACGATGAGGTCTCCCCTTTGATTGctgctgttgcatttcaaaggGAGGGCATTTTCTCATTTCTTCTGCATGAAGCTGCAAACCCAAACACCTGTTCACGCAATCATTTGCAATCAACTTTGCATTATGCTTCATTTTACCGAGTTCCAATTTTTTATGTGCATCAATTGCTGGCAGCAAAAGCTGATCCAAATGGAGTCATTAATAATCAGATGATTTTTCCACTGACCCCACTGCAAGCCGCTGCATTCAATGACAGAGATGATATTGCAGAAGCACTTATCAGTGCAGGTGCAGTTGTTATGACGTGTGCTTTTACAAGCCCTCAGCATGATGCTATTGATGACAAGGTATCTAAAATGATGCATCGCTTAGCATCGAAAGGTTTCCAAAATTGTTCAAAACTTAGAATATTTGTTGATCTGGACATTGCAGTAAAGCAAAAGAGTCCTGAAGAGGTTTTCCAgttgtttgatcatgttatgcTGCTTGAAAATCCTCAGACACATCTAAGTGTTCTTGATATTATGTTAAGTGATTCTGGGCAACGGGAAACAGAATACCGTAGTAAAGGTATCAAGTGGCTGAAGGACAAACATAAATTAAACCTCTACATTGAAGGTGCCGTCGAAAACTTTACAAACCTTTCAATTGAAGACCAGCCTGTAGTTGTTCAGAATCTGCATTCTGTATTTTGCACTTTGACAGAGATACCAAATAACATATCACTGGCTTTCATACCTAAATTACTTGAGCTGCTTTCCACAAAAATGTTGAATCATAAATTACTGGAATTTGTTGTGGTTGCACTCTATGTGATTGCACAAAAAACCAAAATGAAAGATGACTGGGATTGGGATTTCATTAAGAATTTTGGCTCAGGAATTTCGGCCTACATAAACACAAATCATTCATCAAGTACAGATTATGCCTATGGAATATTTGCAAACCTTGCTTCAACTGAACATGCCAACAGAATGTTTACATCGATTGGGTTAACTTCTGTGCCCGTAGAAATTCTTACAGTTGCAGAAATGAGGATGGACGACAATCTCAAAAAAAGTCTTAGGCACCTGCAGAAATATTTAATCCACCCAAGCCCAGCATCAGACGATTCCATATCAGCTGATAAAGAGCTGTTGGCAcccaagaaaaagaagaaaaagaagcgaaaaaataAACATCAGGAGCAGAATGATGAACTGCACAACGCATCAAGTGACCTCTCCACAGCTTCTATCCAGGAATCTGTTTCAAGTGAAATCCAACCTGTCATCACGACATGCAGCAAAGAACATAAGTGGGTTCAAATAAGTGAGAAATGGATCGAAAAATTAGAGAAGCTTTCAAAAAAGGAGGACGTTGTCAAAGTTGGAAGCATAGTTTTTGTGAACAATGATGAATTTCGAATAGCAAAGGGGAGTGATGGAACTGAGGTCTTCCTTGGCCTCAGAGAGGATGGCACTGAGGTGGCAGTGAAGAGAATGTCTAGATCGAACTACCAAGTGCTGAAGAATGAGGAATCATTCCTAAGACTTCCAAAGCTTGATCATCCATTTATTGTGAGATACATGGACTTTGCCGAAGATGAGAACTTTGGTTACCTTGCACTTCAactgtgtgagtgcaccctggaTGAATTCCTAAGAGATGATGTGCCAGAAGAACAGAAGAGAaaacttgttaaggaggttttATCTAGCTTGAGTGTGCTACATGGTCAGACTCCTCAAATTATCCATCGGGATATTAAACCACAGAACGTCTTGTTAG ATGTTTGTGGCAAGGCACGTTTGGCTGATTTTGGCATAAGCAGAAGATTGCCCATTGGTCAGACTTCCTTGCACACAAAAGGTGCTGGAACAAAGTGCTGGATGGCCAGAGAGAATATAGACGAGGATGTTGATGTACCATGCAAGATGAGCGCCGACATACAG GTGGCAGGGATGTTGACATACTACATCTTATCTGGAGGACATCATCCTTTTGGCAGAGGCTGTAGATGTGAGAGCAACATTCTTGATGGTTTGTACAGTCTTGACCATGTTCAGGATTTGATCGCAAAGGATCTTGTGAAATGGATGATCAACAAAAATCCAATAGAAAGGCCTACAGTGCAGCAATGCCTGGCCCATCCCTTCTTCTGGTCGACTTCCAG AAAAATAGATTACCTAAAAAGTATCGGCAATGAAGAGGAGGTGAGAAACTACAAAGCGACGGACAAACGCCTCCTGGATGAACTGGATCGGGATGTAGGGGAGGCAAGCTGGAAGGACTGGAAACACAAG TTTCCCCCGGAGTTGGTGCAGAAGATGGACGGCAAAGGGAAGTATTCTGAAAATACTTAA
- the LOC115529656 gene encoding uncharacterized protein LOC115529656 isoform X30: MNFLKLKFVQKEIPIIKETHQIIRFIISNKPHKLKLLLKKNDINGLYPCKELNDEVSPLIAAVAFQREGIFSFLLHEAANPNTCSRNHLQSTLHYASFYRVPIFYVHQLLAAKADPNGVINNQMIFPLTPLQAAAFNDRDDIAEALISAGAVVMTCAFTSPQHDAIDDKVSKMMHRLASKGFQNCSKLRIFVDLDIAVKQKSPEEVFQLFDHVMLLENPQTHLSVLDIMLSDSGQRETEYRSKGIKWLKDKHKLNLYIEGAVENFTNLSIEDQPVVVQNLHSVFCTLTEIPNNISLAFIPKLLELLSTKMLNHKLLEFVVVALYVIAQKTKMKDDWDWDFIKNFGSGISAYINTNHSSSTDYAYGIFANLASTEHANRMFTSIGLTSVPVEILTVAEMRMDDNLKKSLRHLQKYLIHPSPASDDSISADKELLAPKKKKKKKRKNKHQEQNDELHNASSDLSTASIQESVSSEIQPVITTCSKEHKWVQISEKWIEKLEKLSKKEDVVKVGSIVFVNNDEFRIAKGSDGTEVFLGLREDGTEVAVKRMSRSNYQVLKNEESFLRLPKLDHPFIVRYMDFAEDENFGYLALQLCECTLDEFLRDDVPEEQKRKLVKEVLSSLSVLHGQTPQIIHRDIKPQNVLLDVCGKARLADFGISRRLPIGQTSLHTKGAGTKCWMARENIDEDVDVPCKMSADIQVAGMLTYYILSGGHHPFGKKIECEYNVYRGQYSLQHVRDVIAKNLIEWMINKNPKERPRVKDCLAHPFFWSRLRKIEYLKSIGNEEEVRNYRATDKCLLDELDRDVGEASWKDWKQKFPPELVQKMDGKGKYSENT, from the exons ATGAATTTCTTGAAGTTGAAATTTGTCCAAAAAGAGATTCCCATCATTAAGGAAACACACCAAATAATTAGGTTTATAATCAGCAACAAACCTCATAAGCTCAAACTACTGCTTAAGAAGAATGACATTAATGGACTTTACCCATGCAAGGAGCTAAACGATGAGGTCTCCCCTTTGATTGctgctgttgcatttcaaaggGAGGGCATTTTCTCATTTCTTCTGCATGAAGCTGCAAACCCAAACACCTGTTCACGCAATCATTTGCAATCAACTTTGCATTATGCTTCATTTTACCGAGTTCCAATTTTTTATGTGCATCAATTGCTGGCAGCAAAAGCTGATCCAAATGGAGTCATTAATAATCAGATGATTTTTCCACTGACCCCACTGCAAGCCGCTGCATTCAATGACAGAGATGATATTGCAGAAGCACTTATCAGTGCAGGTGCAGTTGTTATGACGTGTGCTTTTACAAGCCCTCAGCATGATGCTATTGATGACAAGGTATCTAAAATGATGCATCGCTTAGCATCGAAAGGTTTCCAAAATTGTTCAAAACTTAGAATATTTGTTGATCTGGACATTGCAGTAAAGCAAAAGAGTCCTGAAGAGGTTTTCCAgttgtttgatcatgttatgcTGCTTGAAAATCCTCAGACACATCTAAGTGTTCTTGATATTATGTTAAGTGATTCTGGGCAACGGGAAACAGAATACCGTAGTAAAGGTATCAAGTGGCTGAAGGACAAACATAAATTAAACCTCTACATTGAAGGTGCCGTCGAAAACTTTACAAACCTTTCAATTGAAGACCAGCCTGTAGTTGTTCAGAATCTGCATTCTGTATTTTGCACTTTGACAGAGATACCAAATAACATATCACTGGCTTTCATACCTAAATTACTTGAGCTGCTTTCCACAAAAATGTTGAATCATAAATTACTGGAATTTGTTGTGGTTGCACTCTATGTGATTGCACAAAAAACCAAAATGAAAGATGACTGGGATTGGGATTTCATTAAGAATTTTGGCTCAGGAATTTCGGCCTACATAAACACAAATCATTCATCAAGTACAGATTATGCCTATGGAATATTTGCAAACCTTGCTTCAACTGAACATGCCAACAGAATGTTTACATCGATTGGGTTAACTTCTGTGCCCGTAGAAATTCTTACAGTTGCAGAAATGAGGATGGACGACAATCTCAAAAAAAGTCTTAGGCACCTGCAGAAATATTTAATCCACCCAAGCCCAGCATCAGACGATTCCATATCAGCTGATAAAGAGCTGTTGGCAcccaagaaaaagaagaaaaagaagcgaaaaaataAACATCAGGAGCAGAATGATGAACTGCACAACGCATCAAGTGACCTCTCCACAGCTTCTATCCAGGAATCTGTTTCAAGTGAAATCCAACCTGTCATCACGACATGCAGCAAAGAACATAAGTGGGTTCAAATAAGTGAGAAATGGATCGAAAAATTAGAGAAGCTTTCAAAAAAGGAGGACGTTGTCAAAGTTGGAAGCATAGTTTTTGTGAACAATGATGAATTTCGAATAGCAAAGGGGAGTGATGGAACTGAGGTCTTCCTTGGCCTCAGAGAGGATGGCACTGAGGTGGCAGTGAAGAGAATGTCTAGATCGAACTACCAAGTGCTGAAGAATGAGGAATCATTCCTAAGACTTCCAAAGCTTGATCATCCATTTATTGTGAGATACATGGACTTTGCCGAAGATGAGAACTTTGGTTACCTTGCACTTCAactgtgtgagtgcaccctggaTGAATTCCTAAGAGATGATGTGCCAGAAGAACAGAAGAGAaaacttgttaaggaggttttATCTAGCTTGAGTGTGCTACATGGTCAGACTCCTCAAATTATCCATCGGGATATTAAACCACAGAACGTCTTGTTAG ATGTTTGTGGCAAGGCACGTTTGGCTGATTTTGGCATAAGCAGAAGATTGCCCATTGGTCAGACTTCCTTGCACACAAAAGGTGCTGGAACAAAGTGCTGGATGGCCAGAGAGAATATAGACGAGGATGTTGATGTACCATGCAAGATGAGCGCCGACATACAG GTGGCAGGGATGTTGACATATTACATCCTATCTGGAGGACATCATCCTTTCGGTAAAAAAATTGAATGTGAGTATAACGTTTACCGTGGCCAGTACAGTCTTCAACATGTTCGAGATGTGATCGCAAAGAATCTCATTGAATGGATGATCAACAAAAATCCAAAAGAAAGGCCTAGAGTGAAAGATTGCCTGGCCCATCCCTTCTTCTGGTCCAGACTAAG AAAAATAGAATACTTAAAGAGTATCGGCAATGAAGAGGAGGTGAGAAACTACAGAGCGACGGACAAATGCCTCCTGGATGAACTGGATCGGGATGTAGGGGAGGCAAGCTGGAAGGACTGGAAACAAAAG TTTCCCCCGGAGTTGGTGCAGAAGATGGACGGCAAAGGGAAGTATTCTGAAAATACTTAA